CGAAAACCTCACCAGCGGCGTCGTGAATTCCGCCCCCTCATACGCGGCGTCCGCCGAAACAAATCCGTCAAGCCGCTGCACCAGCCGACCCATGCCTCCGGCGCGCAGCTTCATGCCCGGCTCGTAGGCCCCGTGCGTATGCGACGTGCCCGAGTAGTACATCCAGATCTCCGCACCTTTGCGGATCATGCCTAGACACATATAAAGCTGTCCGCCGTCCCACGAACCAGCCAGACCCAGTGGCACGTATGGCCGACGGTCCGGACGCGTAAAAAACCGTCCGTCCCGGCTCACCGCCAACTGCACGTCCAGCGGCCCGTCATTCTGAAACCGGCCGCGCTCGTCTCTGCCCTGAAGCGTCGTATCGCTCGTGTCGCCGTGCGGATAGTGCCGGTAGGGGGTGGTAAACGCAAAGTACGCATCGTCCGCCCACGGATACGGATGAACGCACGGCGTGTAGAGATCGACCTCCGGCGGATCGGTTTGGTCGGTCTCCACAGCCGTCAGGAAATGCTCCGCGGCACCCTCGCGCGTCTGCCCGAGCGGAATCCACGGAAGCGCCAGCGGATCGTCGATCTCAAGCCGCCCGACCGAACGCCCCCGACGGTGAGTCCGAAAGTACGCTGCGTACTTGTTGATCCGCGCATCGTGGAAGAAATGATTGTGCGTATCGTGGAAGTAGTCGCTGACCACCCCGAATCGCTTCCAGCGTATCCCATCCGGACTGGTGCACAGGTACAACTCCAATCGCCAGCCGCCCGCGCTGTCCGTATAGCCCGTCCGCGCCCCCTTCGACTCAGGCCACACCGCATTCTCGTGAATCACGCACAGCGCCTTGTACCGGTGCTCCGCCGGCCCGTTCGGATCCTTCATCACGCCGCCCACGCCGCCCGGCGTCAGAATGTTGTTCTCCCCGATCCCTTCCCACGAAAACAGATTGACGTTCTTCCGCCGCCACGTCACGCCGTCATCGCTCTCCGCGTAGCACAGGCCCCGGTCATGGTTGCCCGGAATATCCGCCATCGCGTCGTACCACAGCCGATACCGCCCGCCGTCCTCCATCACCGTCGAGTACGGACCGACCCAATGCGACTCCCACGGCATCTCCGGCAACAGCCCACGCTCGTGCTTGACCGGCGGATTGGCCGTCAGCCGCATGCCGTGCTGGCTCGCAAACCACCGCTCGTCCAGAAAAAGCTGCTTCCGATCGCCCACGTCGATAGGTTGACAGAAACTCACACGAATTCTCCTGACTTGATTTGATGCCGTCCGAAATCAACGGCCCGGCAACGCCTGACGCTCCGCCTCGATCATCTGACTCAACCGGCCGCCCGTCTCATGCACGGTCCGCAAAAACGCCGTCTCGTCCGCGATCCCCGAATCCTTCATCGTCACTTCCATGCTCACGCACTTGCCGTACGACGACCGCGCCACGATCCCAGCCAGCCGCGCCCAATCCACCGTTCCCGAAAACAGAGGATTGTGCTCGTCCCGCCCGCCCCGATTGTCGTGCAAATGCACCGAAATCAGCCGGTCCTTCCGCGACTCCAGCCAGTCCAGCCCGCCCGGCCGAAGATTCCCGTGCCCGCTGTCGTAACACAACCCGACAAACGACGGCTCATACCATTCCAGCACCCGCTCAACCGGCGCAAACTCGATGTTCTCCACCGCCACCCGAACCCCAAGCCGACGCGACACCGGCTCAAGAGCGTCCAGCGACCGACGCATCCCGTCCCACTCCGGCTCCGCCGGCAGGTGCATGATCACCACGTCACTGCCCAGTTGCGCTACCATCTCCATTCGATTGGCAACTAACTCCACGCCCGCGAGCCGCTCGTACTCCCGCCGCGAACCCCAGTCCTTCTCCGGACCCACCGGCCCGTGCAGATCCACCATCGCCAACCCCAGCTCGCCAAGCCACCGCCCGATCTGCTCGATCTCCCATCGGCAATAGACAAAGTCCGTGTTCCACTGATGGCACCAGTGCACACCCGAAAAACCCGCCTCCGCGATCCGCCGCAAATACGGCGACGGATCGCCGCGATCCTCAAGATAATCGGTCGTAATCGACAGCTTCATGTCTTCCAGCCCTCAACGCTCCCAATATCCATCCGCATCAACTCCAGTGTGGTACCGCTGCCCTGCACCGATGTCAACCTCGCTTTCGTCCGCAAGTGAAGCCGGAGCGTTATTTTCGTTGCAAACCACTCTCAACGGATATCAAATCGCACTCAACGAGGCGCGAAAGAGCCCGGGAATACAATTATGATTAATGGAAGCGGCACAGGAGTCCCCTGAATGCGGACAATCCAATATCAGCAAGTGGTCGAAGCTGTCAAACGTCTCTGCATCGAAGCCGCACACCGCCTCCCGCCCGACGTCCTGGCCGCCCTGCGACGATCCGCCCAAACCGAATCCAACCCGCAGGCCAGACACCTCCTCGAACTCACCCTCGAAAACGCCCAAATCGCCGAACGGCAAAACGTCCCGCTCTGCCAGGACACCGGCGTAACCGTCGTCTTCGTCGAGCAGGGCAGCCGCCTGACCGTTGAACCCCCAGCCGAAAACCCCGACGCCGGCCTCATCGACGCCATCAACCAAGGCGTCGCCGCCGGTTACGCCGACGGCTTCCTCCGAAAAAGCATGGTCGCCGACCCAGCCGGAAAACGCGTCAACACCGGCGACAACACGCCCGCCGTCGTCCATCACGCCTTTGTCCCAGGCGATCAGCTCAAGCTCTCCGTCATGCTCAAAGGCGGCGGCTGCGAAAACCGAAGCCGACTCGCCATGCTCACCCCCGCGCAAGGCGCCAAAGGCGTCGAAGCCTTCGTCGTCGATACCATCCGGCAGGCCGGAGCCGACGCCTGCCCGCCCTTCGTCGTCGGCGTCGGCATCGGCGGCAACTTCGAACTCGCCTGCCTGCTGGCCAAAAAAGCCCTGCTCCGCCCGATCGACAGCGCCCACCGTAATTCGTATTACGCCGACATGGAACGCCGCCTGCTCGCAGCCGCCAACCAGCTCAACATCGGCCCCCAGGGCATGGGCGGCGACACCACCGCCCTCGCCGTCCTGATCGAGACCCACCCCTGCCACATCGCCTCACTCCCCGTCGCCGTCAACATCGAATGCCACAGCCACCGCCACGGGACAGTGATCCTGTAATTCAGACGAAAGTACCGCTTTTCCGGAATTCGTGGAATTTCCGGCCCGGGCGTAGTAGCCCGAAAGTAGGGTGCGTCGTCCCGACGCACCAGCACATCGCGACGGCGGCAAAACCACCTTGCCCGCCAACGGATACTGCCCTGCACAGGCACCGGTGGACAGCCACCATGACCTTACCACACCCGACCCCCATCCTTTTCCGGAATTCATGGAATTTCCGCCCAGGGGGTAATAGAATGTTTAGAAAAGTGAAGTAGGGATACTGTCTCCCCGGCAAACGTGAGGCCATGGCAAGAGAGCGACTTCAAAAAACATCGAAAGAACGGCTCCAGAAGGTATTGGCGGCGGCGGGCTTCGGCTCGCGACGGGCGTGCGAAGAGATCATCCTGGCCGGCCGGGTCTCCGTCAACGGTCAGCCCGTCGACACGCTGCCCGTGCTGGTCGACCCGCAGACCGACAAGATCCAGGTCGACGGCATGCGGGTGCGGATTGAGCCGAAGGTCTACCTCCTGCTCAACAAGCCCAAGGGTGTGCTCTCGACCGCCAGCGATCCAGAGGGACGCAGGACAGTGGTCGACTTGGTCGCCGACGTCGGGGTCAGGGTCTTTCCCGTCGGCCGGCTGGACAAAGACTCCGAAGGTCTGGTCCTGATGACCAACGACGGCGAATTGACCAAACGCCTCACCCATCCACGCTACGAAGTCGAACGCGTCTACGTCGCCCACGTCAAGGGCGAGGTCGAAGGTTCGATCGTCGAGACGATGAGAAACGGCATCTGGCTCAGCGACGGCAGGGCCAGAGCCAAACGCATCCGCTTCATCAAAAAGAGCCGTCAGGAGTCGATTCTCGAGGTCGTCCTCACCCAGGGCATGAACCGCCAGGTCCGGCGCATGCTCGCCAAGCTGGGCCTGCCGGTAAAAAAGTTGGTCCGTGTCCGATACGGGTCGCTCGACCTGTCCGGCGCTAAACCCGGAAAATACAGGCATTTAACGAAAAAAGAGGTCGGCGGATTAAAAACGCTGGTAAAATCTGGATGATGGTTGCCATTTATCAAAATGTTGGATATACTTCTTAAAGAAACTTGAAAGTTACTGGGTATTGGGAAGGGCAGAATTATGAACCCACAACAGATCAAGATCGCGGTGATCAGTAACGACGAGGCCCAGGCGTCCACAGCGGCCGATGTTCTCTCGGGAAAGGGCTATCAGATCTCCCGGTATCAGAACCCCGACCAACTGGTCTCCGAGGTCGCGGGAAAGTCCGTCCACGTGGCCCTGGTCGATGAGAACCTGCCGGCCGACACCATGGACCTTGTGGGCCAACTGAAAGAAGCGGATCGCCAACTCAGCGTGATCCTGATGGGCTCGCAACTCTCGGTCGATACCGCCGTGCGAGGCATGCAGTTGGGCGTCTGCGACTACCTGGCCAAGCCCATCAACGGAGATCGTCTGCTCAAGGCGGTTGAGACCGCCCTCGGACGTCGCGGCATGTTCCTCACCTCGCCCGAAACCATCAACAAGATCATCGGCTCCCGACTCCGCGACATCCGGCGAGACTCCGACCTGACCACCCAGCAGTTGGCCGATCGCGTCGGCGTGACCCAGTCCCAGATCTCCCAGATCGAGACCGGCCGCAGCGCCGCCTCCGTGGTCACGCTCTACCGCATCTCGCACGCACTGGGAATGAACCTCTCCTCGCTGCTGGAAGGAATCTAGTCCGTCCGAGGTTCGACGCTTCCGCAAAAACAAAGGGTTCGGGCGCTCGCCCGAACCCTTTTTCGTCATCATGCAAACACCCGCCCCTACAGCCAGCCGCGATCGACCATCGTCGACGCCACCTCGCTGACCGCCTTGGCCTCCGCCGCCGTCCGCCACGAAATCCCATACTCGTCCGCCAGATCGCTCACCGCCTTAAACGAATCCCCGATGACGCTGTCGATCACCTGGTACGTCTCGCTCCGAGGCGTCAGCGATCCGCTCCGGGCCTTGCGCCACTCCACGTACGAGGCGATCACGCCGCCCGCGTTCGCCAGAATGTCCGGAACGATCAGCACCCCGTTCGCCTCCAGAATGTGCTCAGCCTCCGTCGTCGTCGGATCATTCGCCGCCTCGATGATGTACCGCGCCTTGACCTTCTCCGCGTTGCGGGCCGTAAACACCTCCGAACTGGCCGCCGGAATCATGATGTCCACCGGCAGCTCCAGAAGCTCGTCGCGAGGAATCGCCTGACCGATCGGGCAACTCTCCAGCAGCTCGCCGTTGCGGGCGAAGTGGTCCTTCAACTCCCCGATGTCCAAGCCCTTGGGATCGTACCGGGCCGCGCTGATGTCGCTGACCGCAACCACCTTGAACCCCAACTCATGCAGAAAACGAGCCGTCCACGAGCCGACGTTCCCGAACCCCTGGATCGCCACCGTCGTCTCCTTCGGCTTCAAGTCGCAGCGGCGGGCCAGAAGCTGTGTCACCGTCGAAACCCCGCGGCCCGTCGCCTCCTCGCGCCCGGGCAACCCGCCCACCCGCGGCGGCTTGCCCGTCACGCACTCCAGCAGGTGCGTTTCGCCGAAGATCGTCGCCATGTCCCGGCCGTCCGTCCCCATGTCCGGAGCCGGGATGTAATCGCCGCTCGATAGCTCGTGCCGGATCAGGTGGACGAATTCCTTGACCAGAATCGCCTTCTCCGGCCGGTCCAGCCCGTGCGGGTCCACCGCCACCCCCGATTTGCCCCCGCCGAACGGAATCCCCACCAGCGCCGTCTTCCAGACCATCAGTTCCGCCAGCTTCCGCACGTGCGCCATGTCCACCTCCGGATGAAACCGAATGCCCCCCTTGGCCGGACCCCGCACCGTCGAATAAAAACACACGTACGCGTTGGTCTGAACCAGCTTGTGGTCGCTCACCCGGATGTTGACCGCCAGGCTGATCTCCTTCTCGGGCTTCTCCAGCAGGGCCACCGCGGCTGCCGGCACGTTGACGAGCTTGCTGACTTTGGCCAGGTCCATTTCTGTTGCCTCCTTGAGCAGAACTTACGAAACGGTATTACATTGGCTAATATTAGTTAGAAAATAAACTAATCCACCGATCGCCTGTCAAGAGGAAATCCGCGATTTATTTCTCGGCGTCCGGAGGCTGGTAGGGGGGCAGGGCTCGTCAGGCGTTCTTCCGCCAGATCTGCGGGCCCAGTTGCTCGAAGGGAAAATCCGACGGCGCGAACTGTCGGACGCTCCGCTGGTCGATCGCCAGTAGCCCGCCCGTCCTCAGCGACCGGCAGAGGTTCTCGAAGATCGGCCGCGGCGACTCCGCCCGCACCAGAACGCACAGGCACACCACCGCGTCGGCAGGGGGGCTAAGCGCCTCGCGGGACAGGTCCAGCACCCGCGCCTCGACGTGCGGATACTGCCGGCCCACCGCCTCCACGACCCGACGGCTGATGTCGGTCACGATCAGGCTCGAACCTTCCGGCAGCACCGACCACAGTTCGCCCGGCTCGTATGACTGCAGCTCCGCGCCCGGCAGACGCCGGACCAGGCTGTCGAGATTCCGCAGGAACGCCCGCCACCGGTTGCCCGCCGCCGACAACCGCTCCCCTTCGCCCGGCGCCAGCCGAGACGCCAGCCACCGGCTCGTCGCCCCGGGACCCACCTCCAACACCCGCGGACCCGCCACGCCCAGCCTCCGCAGATGCTCGCCCAGCGCAGCGAACGTCCCCTCATGACGCTGCGGCCACGTCGTCGTCTTGACCCGCCGATCGCCCGAACTCCCGTCTCTCATGCCCGGCTACCATACGAAAAACCCCGAGCCCGCGAAAGCCAAAAGTCACCTCCACGAGGGACTGGACGGACGCGAACCGCACGTGTAGGGTGCGTCGTCCCGACGCACCAGCAGACCGTTCCATGCGAATGACTGTCCTGGCCATGTCTCCTGCGTCAACCCGCGCTCCGTAATCCACACGATCACAGCCGGAAATCACATAAAGCCGGGCCGAACCGTCCGGTCAACCGATCCCACCCGACTCAGAAGAGGGACTGGA
The sequence above is a segment of the Phycisphaerae bacterium genome. Coding sequences within it:
- a CDS encoding rRNA pseudouridine synthase; translated protein: MARERLQKTSKERLQKVLAAAGFGSRRACEEIILAGRVSVNGQPVDTLPVLVDPQTDKIQVDGMRVRIEPKVYLLLNKPKGVLSTASDPEGRRTVVDLVADVGVRVFPVGRLDKDSEGLVLMTNDGELTKRLTHPRYEVERVYVAHVKGEVEGSIVETMRNGIWLSDGRARAKRIRFIKKSRQESILEVVLTQGMNRQVRRMLAKLGLPVKKLVRVRYGSLDLSGAKPGKYRHLTKKEVGGLKTLVKSG
- a CDS encoding sugar phosphate isomerase/epimerase, translated to MKLSITTDYLEDRGDPSPYLRRIAEAGFSGVHWCHQWNTDFVYCRWEIEQIGRWLGELGLAMVDLHGPVGPEKDWGSRREYERLAGVELVANRMEMVAQLGSDVVIMHLPAEPEWDGMRRSLDALEPVSRRLGVRVAVENIEFAPVERVLEWYEPSFVGLCYDSGHGNLRPGGLDWLESRKDRLISVHLHDNRGGRDEHNPLFSGTVDWARLAGIVARSSYGKCVSMEVTMKDSGIADETAFLRTVHETGGRLSQMIEAERQALPGR
- a CDS encoding Glu/Leu/Phe/Val dehydrogenase, which encodes MDLAKVSKLVNVPAAAVALLEKPEKEISLAVNIRVSDHKLVQTNAYVCFYSTVRGPAKGGIRFHPEVDMAHVRKLAELMVWKTALVGIPFGGGKSGVAVDPHGLDRPEKAILVKEFVHLIRHELSSGDYIPAPDMGTDGRDMATIFGETHLLECVTGKPPRVGGLPGREEATGRGVSTVTQLLARRCDLKPKETTVAIQGFGNVGSWTARFLHELGFKVVAVSDISAARYDPKGLDIGELKDHFARNGELLESCPIGQAIPRDELLELPVDIMIPAASSEVFTARNAEKVKARYIIEAANDPTTTEAEHILEANGVLIVPDILANAGGVIASYVEWRKARSGSLTPRSETYQVIDSVIGDSFKAVSDLADEYGISWRTAAEAKAVSEVASTMVDRGWL
- a CDS encoding response regulator, whose product is MNPQQIKIAVISNDEAQASTAADVLSGKGYQISRYQNPDQLVSEVAGKSVHVALVDENLPADTMDLVGQLKEADRQLSVILMGSQLSVDTAVRGMQLGVCDYLAKPINGDRLLKAVETALGRRGMFLTSPETINKIIGSRLRDIRRDSDLTTQQLADRVGVTQSQISQIETGRSAASVVTLYRISHALGMNLSSLLEGI
- a CDS encoding fumarate hydratase; this translates as MRTIQYQQVVEAVKRLCIEAAHRLPPDVLAALRRSAQTESNPQARHLLELTLENAQIAERQNVPLCQDTGVTVVFVEQGSRLTVEPPAENPDAGLIDAINQGVAAGYADGFLRKSMVADPAGKRVNTGDNTPAVVHHAFVPGDQLKLSVMLKGGGCENRSRLAMLTPAQGAKGVEAFVVDTIRQAGADACPPFVVGVGIGGNFELACLLAKKALLRPIDSAHRNSYYADMERRLLAAANQLNIGPQGMGGDTTALAVLIETHPCHIASLPVAVNIECHSHRHGTVIL